The following are from one region of the Xylanibacillus composti genome:
- a CDS encoding phage tail protein, protein MSESYLGEIRMFAGNYAPQGWALCDGQLLSINEYENLFILLGTTFGGDGQNTFGLPDLRGRLPVHPNRTTILQGSKGGTETVTLTQSEMPAHTHAVNAIADEGTAESPDQAYWSKSDMAIYTDGTSGKLVSMSAQAIQPAGLGQPHSNMMPSLAISFIISLYGIYPTEN, encoded by the coding sequence ATGAGCGAAAGCTATTTAGGCGAGATTCGCATGTTTGCAGGGAATTATGCTCCGCAAGGGTGGGCTTTGTGTGATGGGCAGCTGCTGTCAATTAATGAGTATGAAAATTTGTTTATCTTGCTAGGCACAACGTTTGGCGGTGATGGACAAAACACATTCGGCTTGCCGGACCTCCGTGGGAGACTGCCTGTTCATCCGAATAGGACGACAATCTTGCAAGGGAGCAAGGGCGGTACGGAGACCGTGACGCTCACGCAGAGCGAGATGCCGGCGCATACGCATGCTGTGAATGCAATAGCAGATGAGGGGACAGCCGAATCTCCCGATCAAGCTTATTGGTCCAAGTCCGACATGGCTATTTACACGGATGGAACTTCAGGTAAGTTGGTATCTATGAGCGCGCAGGCGATTCAACCTGCAGGATTAGGTCAGCCGCATAGCAACATGATGCCGTCTCTGGCCATCTCCTTTATCATCTCGCTATATGGCATTTATCCTACTGAAAATTAA
- a CDS encoding GNAT family N-acetyltransferase, protein MQIRPIALEDEPFLFELYASTRLEEMANWGWDEPTARSFLQMQWNAQTHSYGTQFPNMRKELLLVQGQRAGRMLTCLMDEALLLVDISLLPAFRGQGYGTSLLKRMQHEAAQLGVAVRLTVRNDNRARRLYEQLGFRTVADNGADSRMEWREGFGM, encoded by the coding sequence TTGCAGATCAGACCCATAGCACTAGAGGATGAACCGTTCTTGTTCGAGCTGTATGCCAGTACTCGCCTAGAAGAAATGGCCAATTGGGGGTGGGATGAACCAACGGCTCGTTCATTTTTGCAAATGCAGTGGAATGCGCAGACGCATTCATATGGCACACAATTTCCAAATATGAGAAAGGAGTTGTTATTGGTGCAGGGGCAACGGGCGGGGCGCATGTTGACCTGTCTTATGGACGAAGCGCTTCTGCTTGTAGACATTTCCTTGCTGCCCGCATTCCGGGGACAAGGGTATGGAACGAGCTTGTTGAAACGTATGCAGCATGAAGCTGCGCAGCTTGGCGTTGCGGTACGATTGACAGTCCGCAATGACAATCGCGCGCGGCGATTATACGAGCAATTAGGATTTCGCACGGTAGCCGACAATGGCGCGGACAGCCGGATGGAATGGCGAGAAGGGTTTGGAATGTAA